One Pagrus major chromosome 11, Pma_NU_1.0 genomic region harbors:
- the prkaa2 gene encoding 5'-AMP-activated protein kinase catalytic subunit alpha-2, translating into MAERQQQKHEGRVKIGHYILGDTLGVGTFGKVKIGEHQLTGHKVAVKILNRQKIRSLDVVGKIKREIQNLKLFRHPHIIKLYQVISTPTDFFMVMEYVSGGELFDYICKHGRVEDTEARRLFQQIISAVDYCHRHMVVHRDLKPENVLLDASKNAKIADFGLSNMMSDGEFLRTSCGSPNYAAPEVISGRLYAGPEVDIWSCGVILYALLCGTLPFDDEHVPTLFKKIRGGVFYIPEYLTRSVASLLMLMLQVDPLKRATIKDIREHEWFKQDLPGYLFPEDPSYDATVLDEEAIREVCEKFECTESEVVSSLYSGDPQDQLAVAYHLIIDNRRIMTQASEFYLASSPPQGSFIEEGMPLPPGVKPHPERMPPLLADSPKSRCPLDALNTTRPKPLAVKKAKWHLGIRSQSRPYDIMAEVYRAMRQLSFDWKVVNPYHLRVRRKNPVTGNLVKMSLQLYQVDSRSYLLDFKSIDDDIIDAMGFKSGSSTPQRSGSTAGLHRPRLSIDSASPAIDLPQLSSSLPGSLSGSSPQLTPRQGSHTMDFFEMCASLITTLAR; encoded by the exons ATGGCAGAGCGGCAACAACAGAAACACGAAGGCAGGGTAAAGATCGGCCATTACATCCTCGGCGACACGCTCGGAGTGGGAACCTTCGGGAAAGTGAAGA ttggCGAGCATCAGTTAACAGGCCATAAAGTGGCTGTAAAGATCCTAAACAGGCAGAAGATCCGCAGCCTCGATGTCGTCGGGAAGATCAAACGCGAGATCCAGAATCTCAAACTGTTCAGACACCCACACATCATCAAGCT GTACCAGGTGATAAGCACACCAACAGATTTCTTCATGGTCATGGAGTACGTGTCTGGAGGTGAGCTGTTTGACTACATCTGCAAACATGGACGG GTGGAGGACACAGAAGCTCGCCGTCTTTTCCAGCAGATCATCTCAGCTGTAGACTACTGCCACAGGCACATGGTGGTCCACAGAGACCTCAAGCCTGAGAATGTCCTGCTGGATGCTAGCAAGAACGCCAAGATAGCTGACTTCG GTCTGTCAAACATGATGTCAGATGGGGAGTTTCTGCGGACAAGCTGTGGCTCACCCAACTACGCTGCTCCCGAGGTTATCTCAGGAAG GCTCTATGCAGGCCCAGAGGTGGACATCTGGAGCTGTGGGGTGATCCTGTACGCCCTGCTGTGCGGCACTCTGCCTTTTGATGACGAGCACGTCCCCACGCTGTTTAAGAAGATCAGAGGGGGCGTCTTCTACATCCCCGAGTACCTGACTCGCTCTGTGGCCTCGCTGCTCATGCTCATGCTGCAGGTGGACCCTCTGAAGAGAGCCACCATCAAAGACATCAG GGAACACGAGTGGTTTAAGCAGGACCTGCCAGGCTACCTGTTCCCTGAGGACCCCTCATACGACGCTACAGTCCTGGATGAGGAGGCCATCAGGGAAGTGTGTGAGAAGTTTGAATGCACTGAGTCCGAGGTTGTTAGCAGCCTTTACAGTGGGGATCCACAG GATCAGCTAGCAGTAGCCTACCACCTTATAATAGACAACCGGCGCATCATGACCCAGGCCAGTGAGTTCTACTTGGCCTCCAGTCCTCCCCAGGGCTCCTTCATAGAAGAAGGCATGCCGTTGCCCCCCGGCGTCAAACCCCACCCAGAGAGGATGCCTCCGCTCCTGGCTGACAGCCCCAAGTCTCGTTGTCCTCTTGATGCTCTCAACACCACCCGGCCCAAACCCCTGGCAGTGAAGAAGGCCAAATGGCACCTCGGTATCAGGAGTCAGAGCAGACCTTATGATATCATGGCTGAAGTGTACAGGGCTATGAGACAACTCAGCTTTGATTGGAAG GTGGTGAACCCATACCATCTGCGAGTGCGGAGGAAGAACCCGGTGACAGGAAACCTGGTGAAGATGAGCCTGCAGCTGTACCAGGTAGACAGCAGATCCTACCTGCTCGACTTCAAGAGCATCGATG ATGACATCATCGATGCGATGGGTTTTAAGTCGGGTTCGTCCACTCCTCAGAGGTCGGGCTCCACAGCCGGCCTCCACAGACCCAGACTGAGCATCGACTCGGCGAGCCCAGCTATCGACCTGCCCCAGCTAAGCTCCTCTCTCCCGGGGTCCCTGTCTGGTAGCTCCCCTCAGCTCACCCCACGTCAGGGATCACACACCATGGACTTCTTTGAAATGTGTGCCAGTCTGATCACCACACTGGCTCGCTGA